In a genomic window of Occallatibacter riparius:
- the yiaK gene encoding 3-dehydro-L-gulonate 2-dehydrogenase — MQRIPFDEVHRQLTAVLIKLGFTADRAALSARLFAETTRDGVYSHGVNRFLRFVAMIRNGSVDAAAGPRVVSRFGAMERWDGQRGPGNLNAYAAMERAIVLSREHGMGCVALGNTNHWMRGGTYGWQAADAGAIGICWTNTMPNVPPWGASEPAIGNNPLVIAVPRAAGHVVLDIAISQFSLGAIEGYRKRGETLPVDGGFDTAGHLTRDPAAIEATQRMLPIGYWKGSGLAIMLDMMAAMLTAGSATHQIDTDPLRETGLSQVFIAMQPAALGDQAELERIADDVVASLHRARPVEGGRGVRFPGENTLRLREENLRLGLPVDPALWQEIVALGA; from the coding sequence ATGCAGCGGATCCCCTTTGACGAAGTTCATCGGCAGCTTACCGCGGTTCTCATCAAACTCGGCTTCACCGCCGATCGTGCTGCGCTGTCTGCGCGCCTCTTCGCTGAGACTACGCGCGACGGCGTCTACTCGCATGGCGTGAATCGCTTCCTGCGCTTTGTCGCGATGATTCGCAATGGGAGTGTCGATGCTGCTGCGGGGCCGCGTGTGGTTTCGCGGTTTGGCGCGATGGAGCGATGGGATGGACAGCGGGGTCCGGGCAATCTCAACGCGTATGCGGCGATGGAGCGAGCGATTGTGCTTAGCCGCGAGCACGGCATGGGGTGCGTTGCGCTGGGCAATACCAATCACTGGATGCGCGGCGGGACGTATGGCTGGCAGGCCGCGGACGCGGGTGCTATCGGCATCTGCTGGACGAACACCATGCCCAACGTGCCGCCGTGGGGCGCAAGCGAGCCTGCGATCGGCAACAATCCACTGGTGATTGCGGTTCCGCGCGCCGCGGGGCACGTGGTGCTGGACATTGCTATATCGCAGTTCTCCCTGGGCGCCATTGAGGGCTATCGGAAGCGCGGCGAAACGCTCCCGGTCGACGGGGGCTTCGATACTGCGGGGCACCTTACGCGCGATCCTGCGGCGATTGAAGCCACGCAACGGATGTTGCCCATCGGCTACTGGAAGGGCTCAGGACTTGCGATCATGCTCGACATGATGGCCGCGATGCTTACGGCGGGCAGCGCGACGCACCAGATCGACACCGATCCGCTGCGCGAGACCGGGCTGTCGCAGGTGTTTATTGCAATGCAGCCTGCCGCGCTTGGGGACCAGGCCGAACTGGAGCGGATCGCCGACGATGTCGTTGCGTCGCTGCACCGCGCCCGGCCTGTTGAGGGCGGAAGGGGCGTCCGCTTTCCCGGGGAAAACACGCTGCGTCTTCGCGAGGAGAATTTGCGGCTTGGGCTGCCGGTTGATCCTGCACTTTGGCAGGAGATTGTTGCGCTGGGAGCTTGA